In Silene latifolia isolate original U9 population chromosome 3, ASM4854445v1, whole genome shotgun sequence, a single window of DNA contains:
- the LOC141649914 gene encoding agamous-like MADS-box protein AGL62, whose protein sequence is MANVVPKKNKGRQKVKMERMEKDSNRQVTFSKRRSGLFKKASELCTLCGAEAAIIVFSPGKKAFSFGHPNVEVVLNRFMFSGPPSKPASANQQPILEARQNLNVKDLNMELTLMNSRIEIEKKKGEELSEVRKAKAKENNLWWDVPIEELDMEQLQHFQAQLDELKQHVIQHGNNLMIHASNQASVNPPIMGMINHPMLGFNHNPALFNNPNYGFGYNQDYNNY, encoded by the coding sequence ATGGCAAATGTTGTTCCAAAGAAAAACAAAGGACGACAAAAGGTAAAAATGGAGAGAATGGAAAAGGATAGTAATCGTCAAGTTACCTTCTCTAAACGTCGTTCAGGGCTATTCAAGAAGGCTAGTGAATTATGCACCTTATGTGGTGCAGAAGCCGCGATAATTGTATTCTCACCGGGGAAAAAGGCTTTTTCTTTTGGTCACCCGAATGTTGAGGTTGTACTTAACCGTTTTATGTTCTCAGGACCTCCGTCCAAACCAGCATCAGCAAATCAACAACCAATCCTTGAAGCACGCCAAAATCTCAATGTCAAAGACCTCAACATGGAGCTAACCCTAATGAATAGCCGGATCGAAATCGAGAAGAAGAAGGGTGAAGAGCTAAGTGAGGTAAGGAAGGCTAAAGCCAAAGAAAATAATCTTTGGTGGGATGTACCTATTGAAGAGCTTGATATGGAACAATTGCAACATTTCCAAGCTCAATTAGATGAGCTTAAGCAACATGTTATTCAACATGGTAATAACCTCATGATTCATGCATCTAATCAAGCTAGTGTTAATCCTCCTATCATGGGAATGATTAATCATCCTATGCTTGGTTTTAATCATAATCCGGCTTTGTTTAATAACCCTAATTATGGATTTGGATACAATCAGGATTacaataattattaa
- the LOC141649915 gene encoding uncharacterized protein LOC141649915 encodes MNSIDPSILDSVSDTEDARLLWSELEDQYAVVDGAKIHNLKTQLHECRQTKGLDRSLYGPIRNHQLSLDPLPSLSRVYHAVLQEERLLEGPSAAPEATDVKAMAVRGSSASVATPDWRALRGAERQERHKYKCSHCDVSGHEASNCFIKTQRFLEWWGDRPRTLEELKARSKSGSNNQSRSQARANALFAEPKSSLSQDHLSGMSLDWIVDTGASHHVTGDIRWLTESHTIQPCPISLPNGHTVSATMDHSLKTKIGVDELRDGLYYLRAVERVAVHRVSSDATLILAKQCRQSSSLNSNKAAAIFDLIHCDLWGPYCTPSSSGAKYFLTIVDDCSRAVWVYLLLDKTEVTEMFKLFLAMVHTQFFTQVKSVQSDNGSEFNDMADYFLKHGILFQTSCVGTPQQNGRVERKHHHILNVARALMFQGHIPANGCRWVYKIKYKSDGSIKRYKARLVIFGNHQIDGIDYGETFAPVVKMVTIRTLLTIAARKNLELHQMDVHNAFLHGDFLE; translated from the exons ATGAATTCAATCGATCCGTCTATTCTGGATAGTGTGTCGGATACGGAGGATGCTCGGCTCCTATGGTCTGAATTGGAGGATCAATACGCGGTTGTTGATGGCGCGAAGATTCATAACCTTAAAACTCAATTACACGAGTGCCGTCAAACAAAAG GTTTGGATCGTTCTCTTTACGGTCCTATTCGTAACCATCAGCTTTCACTTGATCCTCTTCCGTCTTTAAGTCGCGTTTATCACGCGGTTCTGCAAGAGGAGCGCCTCCTTGAGGGTCCCTCTGCTGCACCCGAGGCAACTGATGTCAAGGCCATGGCTGTTCGGGGTTCGTCTGCCTCTGTTGCTACCCCCGACTGGCGTGCGTTACGGGGTGCCGAACGACAGGAGCGTCATAAGTACAAATGTTCTCACTGTGATGTTTCTGGCCATGAAGCTTCTAATTGTTTTATTAAAACCCAGCGTTTCCTGGAGTGGTGGGGTGATCGTCCCCGCACTCTCGAAGAGCTTAAGGCTCGTTCCAAATCAGGCTCGAATAATCAGTCTCGGTCTCAAGCTCGTGCTAATGCGTTATTTGCTGAACCAAAGTCTTCTTTGTCACAAGATCATCTTAGCGGTATGTCTCTTGATTGGATTGTTGATACGGGGGCTTCACATCATGTTACGGGCGATATTCGTTGGTTAACTGAATCCCATACAATACAGCCCTGTCCGATAAGCCTTCCGAATGGTCACACAGTTTCGGCTACTATG GACCATTCTTTGAAGACAAAGATTGGAGTCGATGAGTTGCGAGACGGGTTGTACTATTTGCGGGCCGTGGAGCGTGTGGCAGTGCACCGTGTGAGTTCCGATGCTACTTTGATACTTG CAAAACAATGTCGACAAAGTTCTAGCTTGAATTCTAATAAAGCCGCTGCTATTTTCGATTTAATTCATTGTGACTTGTGGGGACCTTATTGTACCCCTTCGTCGTCTGGGGCAAAATATTTCTTGACTATTGTTGATGATTGTTCTCGGGCTGTTTGGGTCTATCTTTTGCTCGACAAAACTGAAGTTACTGAAATGTTTAAGCTCTTCTTAGCCATGGTTCATACCCAATTTTTCACACAAGTTAAAAGTGTACAATCTGATAATGGTTCGGAATTTAATGACATGGCCGATTATTTTCTTAAACATGGGATTTTATTCCAAACTTCGTGTGTCGGTACTCCCCAACAAAATGGTCGCGTCGAGCGTAAACATCACCATATTCTCAATGTTGCTCGCGCTCTTATGTTTCAGGGGCATATACCG GCTAATGGTTGTCGTTGGGTTtacaaaattaaatacaaatccgATGGGAGCATAAAGCGCTATAAAGCAAGGTTAGTCATTTTCGGTAATCATCAAATTGATGGAATTGATTACGGGGAAACTTTTGCGCCCGTTGTCAAAATGGTTACTATACGTACTTTGCTTACTATTGCTGCTAGAAAAAATTTGGAGCTACACCAGATGGATGTTCATAACGCCTTCTTACATGGAGATTTTTTGGAATAA